A DNA window from Vagococcus penaei contains the following coding sequences:
- the hpt gene encoding hypoxanthine phosphoribosyltransferase → MLEKDIEKVFYSKEQLNERVTALGAQISADYAGKNPLVVGVLKGAVPFLADLTRAINIHLEMDFMDVSSYGSATVSSGEVRILKDLDTNVEGRHIILVEDIIDSGRTLKYLVDMLKHRKAASVKIVTMLDKPEGRVVEMEADYVGFDVPNEFVVGYGLDYAESYRNLPYIGVLKPEIYENA, encoded by the coding sequence ATGTTAGAAAAAGACATAGAAAAAGTATTTTATTCAAAAGAACAACTAAATGAACGTGTTACTGCTCTTGGTGCTCAAATTAGTGCCGATTATGCTGGTAAAAACCCACTTGTTGTTGGTGTATTAAAAGGAGCTGTCCCTTTTTTAGCCGATTTAACACGTGCCATCAATATCCATCTTGAAATGGATTTTATGGATGTATCAAGTTATGGTAGTGCCACTGTGTCGTCAGGTGAGGTGCGTATTCTTAAAGATTTGGATACGAACGTTGAAGGACGTCATATCATTTTAGTGGAGGACATCATTGATAGTGGTCGTACATTAAAATATTTAGTTGATATGTTAAAACATCGTAAAGCAGCATCCGTTAAAATTGTGACAATGTTAGACAAACCAGAAGGTCGTGTGGTTGAAATGGAAGCTGATTATGTGGGCTTTGATGTACCAAATGAATTTGTGGTTGGCTATGGTCTAGACTATGCTGAAAGCTATCGTAATTTACCATATATTGGCGTCTTAAAACCTGAAATTTACGAGAATGCTTAA